The Oryza glaberrima chromosome 9, OglaRS2, whole genome shotgun sequence genome includes a window with the following:
- the LOC127784394 gene encoding LOW QUALITY PROTEIN: uncharacterized protein LOC127784394 (The sequence of the model RefSeq protein was modified relative to this genomic sequence to represent the inferred CDS: deleted 1 base in 1 codon): MQGKSCTRIPSPHGRTARSREPHSAGRKRGLGSPSAAVGARGERRERGRFADSRAAVPRIPNYPFSASPSSTTGSLYSPRAESAPREIPDEGMAGPAASAVPLHAGSTPLPRRNPAAVRGLMRPPLLMVAKAQPCVLRRFTPASRRKCVAARSHGRQELRAGQYQLDDDEPLWLAVVRDITWGLRSFLAFLAEQPRQLKHLEWPGFRNMLRTATLTLILVAVFIVALSSVDAALCYILS; the protein is encoded by the exons ATGCAGGGCAAGAGTTGCACGAGGATCCCCTCCCCGCACGGCAGGACGGCGAGAAGCCGAGAACCTCACAGCGCCGGCCGGAAACGCGGGCTtggctcgccgtcggcggcggtcggc gcgagaggcgaGAGGCGAGAGCGAGGGCGGTTTGCCGATTCCCGCGCCGCAGTTCCTCGAATCCCGAATTATCCCTTCTCGGCTTCTCCCAGCTCCACCACCGGATCCCTCTACTCTCCACGGGCGGAGAGCGCGCCGCGGGAGATTCCCGACGAGGGGATGGCCGGTCCGGCCGCGAGCGCGGTGCCTCTCCACGCAG GCTCGACTCCGCTTCCGAGGCGCAACCCGGCTGCAGTCCGCGGCCTGATGAGACCTCCGCTTCTGAtg GTGGCCAAGGCGCAGCCTTGCGTTCTTCGCCGGTTTACTCCGGCCAGCCGTCGGAAATGTGTGGCTGCGAGAAGCCATGGGCGTCAGGAGCTCCGCGCCGGCCAATACCAGCTTGATGACGATGAGCCGCTGTGGCTGGCAGTGGTCAGAGATATCACTTG GGGTCTGAGGAGCTTCCTGGCCTTCTTGGCTGAGCAGCCGAGGCAGCTAAAGCACCTGGAGTGGCCGGGTTTTCGCAACATG TTGAGGACAGCAACACTTACTCTTATACTTGTAGCCGTATTCATTGTTGCGCTGTCTTCTGTGGATGCTGCCCTTTGCTACATCCTATCCTGA